From a single Brassica rapa cultivar Chiifu-401-42 chromosome A01, CAAS_Brap_v3.01, whole genome shotgun sequence genomic region:
- the LOC103838918 gene encoding B3 domain-containing protein At5g25470-like isoform X1 — protein MFICFQYCRFVFLLLYQMQFILTNPNLQNRSSFQETMLPESENRENLSSPSFIKSLSLGQNWKSKSMRIFPEEFVRSAGEAFVHRVVLCVLWNNSWQCWLQQDKNGLFMVEEDWDEFVDDNLLDTDDILLFTHQDTMYFQVRIFKKDGKEITSVPLEGEPETQPFHQETTPAYASANGGTSSRARKGYAHVENPKRYLLNPRNPYFEKTLTKTNTVLYVNTWVIEEYDLEFSPPNTHMHFLLPDGETLDGYTKDYGGSHSFLGWAAVCERCNLRTGDTVVCELELSGRVVVAVRVHLLDE, from the exons ATGTTTATCTGTTTCCAGTACTGTcgctttgtttttttattattatatcagATGCAATTTATCCTCACAAACCCTAATTTGCAGAACCGATCTAGCTTTCAAGAGACAATGTTGCCCGAGAGTGAGAACCGAGAAAATCTCAGCAGCCCTAGCTTCATTAAGTCTTTGTCTCTAGGACAAAACTGGAAATCTAAATCCATg AGGATTTTTCCGGAAGAGTTTGTGAGAAGCGCTGGTGAGGCGTTTGTACACAGGGTGGTGCTTTGTGTTCTCTGGAACAATTCCTGGCAATGTTGGCTCCAGCAAGACAAGAATGGTCTGTTTATGGTCGAAGAAGATTGGGAtgagtttgtggatgacaaccTTTTAGATACAGATGATATCTTGCTCTTCACACACCAAGACACGATGTATTTTCAAGTGAGAATCTTCAAGAAAGATGGGAAAGAGATCACTTCAGTACCTCTTGAAGGTGAACCTGAGACTCAACCATTTCACCAGGAGACAACCCCTGCCTATGCCTCTG CAAATGGAGGAACAAGTAGCCGAGCAAGAAAGGGTTATGCTCATGTCGAAAACCCTAAGCGATACCTCTTAAATCCCAGAAACCCTTACTTCGAGAAGACGCTAACGAAGACGAACACAGTTCTG TATGTGAATACGTGGGTGATTGAGGAGTATGACTTGGAGTTTAGTCCTCCTAATACCCACATGCACTTCCTTCTTCCCGATGGAGAAACACTCGATGGCTACACCAAGGATTACGGCGGTTCACATAGTTTCCTTGGCTGGGCAGCTGTATGTGAaaggtgcaacttgagaacagGAGACACTGTGGTTTGTGAACTTGAACTCTCAGGACGTGTGGTTGTAGCTGTTAGAGTGCATTTACTCGATGAATGA
- the LOC103838918 gene encoding B3 domain-containing protein At5g25470-like isoform X2, with translation MLPESENRENLSSPSFIKSLSLGQNWKSKSMRIFPEEFVRSAGEAFVHRVVLCVLWNNSWQCWLQQDKNGLFMVEEDWDEFVDDNLLDTDDILLFTHQDTMYFQVRIFKKDGKEITSVPLEGEPETQPFHQETTPAYASANGGTSSRARKGYAHVENPKRYLLNPRNPYFEKTLTKTNTVLYVNTWVIEEYDLEFSPPNTHMHFLLPDGETLDGYTKDYGGSHSFLGWAAVCERCNLRTGDTVVCELELSGRVVVAVRVHLLDE, from the exons ATGTTGCCCGAGAGTGAGAACCGAGAAAATCTCAGCAGCCCTAGCTTCATTAAGTCTTTGTCTCTAGGACAAAACTGGAAATCTAAATCCATg AGGATTTTTCCGGAAGAGTTTGTGAGAAGCGCTGGTGAGGCGTTTGTACACAGGGTGGTGCTTTGTGTTCTCTGGAACAATTCCTGGCAATGTTGGCTCCAGCAAGACAAGAATGGTCTGTTTATGGTCGAAGAAGATTGGGAtgagtttgtggatgacaaccTTTTAGATACAGATGATATCTTGCTCTTCACACACCAAGACACGATGTATTTTCAAGTGAGAATCTTCAAGAAAGATGGGAAAGAGATCACTTCAGTACCTCTTGAAGGTGAACCTGAGACTCAACCATTTCACCAGGAGACAACCCCTGCCTATGCCTCTG CAAATGGAGGAACAAGTAGCCGAGCAAGAAAGGGTTATGCTCATGTCGAAAACCCTAAGCGATACCTCTTAAATCCCAGAAACCCTTACTTCGAGAAGACGCTAACGAAGACGAACACAGTTCTG TATGTGAATACGTGGGTGATTGAGGAGTATGACTTGGAGTTTAGTCCTCCTAATACCCACATGCACTTCCTTCTTCCCGATGGAGAAACACTCGATGGCTACACCAAGGATTACGGCGGTTCACATAGTTTCCTTGGCTGGGCAGCTGTATGTGAaaggtgcaacttgagaacagGAGACACTGTGGTTTGTGAACTTGAACTCTCAGGACGTGTGGTTGTAGCTGTTAGAGTGCATTTACTCGATGAATGA